One window from the genome of Roseomonas haemaphysalidis encodes:
- a CDS encoding siphovirus Gp157 family protein — translation MADHAAPILQALRNACVPLASNDTLPALAQMAAADVDHAPDLLGAFRAAGTLILSLEEAAASATENAKRIRQALLDAMIEAGAAGVQTDHHTIGWAQGAPAVVITGEVPARFMRTPPAIPDKAEIKAALKEGLTVPGATLGNAAPYLQIRARKA, via the coding sequence ATGGCCGACCACGCAGCCCCCATCCTCCAAGCCCTTCGCAACGCCTGCGTGCCCTTGGCCAGCAACGACACCCTGCCGGCGCTGGCCCAGATGGCCGCCGCCGATGTGGATCATGCGCCGGACCTGCTCGGGGCGTTCCGTGCCGCTGGGACGCTGATCCTCTCCCTTGAGGAAGCCGCCGCTTCCGCGACCGAAAACGCCAAGCGCATCCGGCAGGCGCTGCTGGACGCGATGATCGAGGCTGGCGCCGCTGGCGTGCAGACCGACCATCACACCATCGGCTGGGCACAAGGCGCGCCCGCCGTCGTCATCACCGGGGAAGTGCCGGCCCGCTTCATGCGGACGCCGCCCGCGATCCCTGACAAGGCCGAGATCAAGGCCGCCCTCAAAGAGGGGCTGACGGTGCCGGGCGCCACGCTCGGGAACGCCGCGCCCTACCTGCAAATTCGCGCTCGAAAGGCATAA